A window of Fragaria vesca subsp. vesca linkage group LG7, FraVesHawaii_1.0, whole genome shotgun sequence contains these coding sequences:
- the LOC101302701 gene encoding probable membrane-associated kinase regulator 5-like has protein sequence METLYFLKFWKPNPSTIAIPSPLVETDNEFEVEEEEEEDSFFDLEISTEPNTKTHEESSKLYSKEAKTEPTLIVPSPSDSISKRKVLPIEPISKPQSPIALLKSAPKFGVSIFKKPKSASAKKAEKSTLFSEKTGETESSILVETQKQKQPEVKRNEASSPSKLTRENSSRKIGSNMQNQSSDYLKTERFSKDVINKYLKLIKPLYLKVSKRYGDKVKVSGDLPMASPASSPAVSMCSPRKEKQGNIPAGIRVVCKHLGKSKSATAAVAVASPVNRRDDSLLLQADGIQSAILHCKRSFNSRDSSCLSRSTSWTSSSINSYSSDSSMLSRFAIESHERSARSSIEEELACF, from the exons ATGGAGACTCTGTACTTTCTTAAGTTCTGGAAACCCAATCCTTCCACCATTGCAATCCCCAGTCCTCTGGTAGAAACAGACAATGAGTTTGAGGTGGAAGAGGAGGAAGAAGAAGACTCGTTCTTCGATTTGGAGATTAGTACAGAACCAAACACCAAAACCCATGAAGAAAGTTCCAAGCTTTACTCAAAAGAAGCCAAAACAGAACCAACCCTTATTGTTCCTTCTCCTTCTGATTCAATCTCCAAAAGGAAAGTCCTCCCAATTGAACCCATTTCCAAGCCTCAGTCCCCCATTGCTCTACTCAAATCAGCTCCCAAGTTTGGGGTTTCGATTTTCAAAAAACCCAAATCAGCTTCAGCTAAGAAAGCAGAGAAAAGTACTCTGTTTTCTGAGAAAACAGGGGAAACAGAGTCCAGCATTTTGGTGGAGACCCAGAAGCAGAAACAGCCAGAGGTCAAAAGGAATGAAGCTTCAAGCCCTTCTAAGCTGACCAGAGAAAACAGTTCAAGGAAAATTGGAAGCAATATGCAGAACCAGAGCTCTGACTATTTGAAAACAGAGCGGTTTTCGAAAGATGTGATCAACAAGTACCTGAAGCTAATCAAGCCTCTGTACTTGAAAGTTTCCAAGAGGTACGGTGACAAGGTGAAAGTTTCCGGCGACTTGCCGATGGCATCGCCGGCGTCGTCGCCGGCAGTGTCTATGTGCTCGCCGAGGAAGGAGAAGCAGGGGAACATTCCTGCCGGGATTCGAGTTGTTTGTAAGCATCTTGGGAAGAGCAAGTCGGCCACGGCGGCGGTGGCTGTGGCGTCTCCGGTGAACCGGAGAGACGACTCGCTGTTACTTCAAGCAGATGGGATACAGAGCGCCATTCTTCATTGCAAGAGATCATTCAATTCTAGAG ATTCTTCTTGCCTATCAAGATCAACCAGTTGGACTAGTTCATCCATCAACTCATATTCTAGTG ATTCTTCTATGTTATCAAGGTTT